From Pantoea vagans:
CGTTACTCTCGTCGTTCTCTTTTGAGGCGCTGGAAGCGGCGATGCAGGTCGAGCCGCAGCTGCCGCGTGGCCTGCTGTCACACAGCTGGGATCCCGAGTGGCAGGAAAAAACGAGCGCGCTGGCGTGCGTGTCCATTCATCTTAATCACAAGGTCCTGACCGCTGAGCGGGTCGCCGAACTGAAAGCAGGCGGACTGAAGATTCTGGTGTATACCGTGAACAGCCCGGATCGGGCGCGGGAATTGCTGAAGTGGGGCGTCGATGCCATCTGTACTGACAGCATCGACATCATTGGCCCCGATTTTCATTAGTTCTGATTCGGATTCTGGTTCTGCTGGCCCGGCTGCGTGGTAATCACCCGCTGCTGGGCGCTGTTGCGCTGCTCCTGCATTTTACGCTGCATGTCCTGCGTCTGACGCTGCTGATCCTGGCGCAGCTTCAGCTGTTGCTGCTGTTGCTGGCTCTGCATCTGCGACTGCATCCGCTGCTGACTCGGGTTATAACCCGGTTTATTCGGATCGTTGGTGCTGTTCAGCGTGTTCGCCTGACTGGCGAAAGGCAGCAGGGCGGCTAAAACAATCATCCACTTTTTCATCTTTCCTCCTTCCTTTATCGCGACAGGTTTTTTGGGTGCACAACGGCGCACACCGATATCAGGGTCGCACCCTAAGTTTACGCGATATCACAGACCTTACTTTCAGATGTATTCCTGATTTGACTTAACCCCGTTTATTTTGCTGTATTTGTAGGCACTTGCAGAAATGATAAAAAAATGTAAATAACAACATGGGATGGTGGCAGGATGAAAATGCAGCAGACAGTGCGTCAGCTTAGCTGGTCGCTGGTGATGAGTTTTACCGTGGTGGCAGGCGCGAACGCCGCGCCTGTTCAGGCTCCGCCGGTCTCCTACGGTGTGGACAGTGATACTTTTCACCCGGTAAAAGCGCAGCACGGCATGGTGGCGTCGGTGGATGCGCTGGCAACCCAGGTGGGCGTGGAAATTCTGCGTCAGGGCGGAAATGCGGTGGATGCCGCGGTCGCCGTGGGCTTTGCGCTGGCCGTGACCCATCCGCAGGCGGGCAACCTGGGCGGAGGCGGTTTTATGCTGCTGCGCACCGCGTCTGGCCGCGCCACCGCTATCGATTTCCGTGAAATGGCACCGGGCCACGCGTCGCGCGACATGTTCCTGGATAAGCAGGGCAACGCCGACAGTAAGCTGTCGCTGACCTCACATCTCGCCTCCGGCACGCCGGGCACCGTCGCCGGACTGGCGCTGGCGGCGCAGAAATATGGCACCCTGCCGCTGAGCACTCTGCTGGCACCGGCGATTAAACTGGCGCGTGACGGTATTCCGGTCAACGATGCGCTGGCAGACGATCTGAAGACCTACGGCAAAGAAGTGCTGATTACCCATCCCAACAGCAAAGCGATTTTCTACAAAGCGGACGGCACGCCGTGGCAGAAGGGCGATCGGCTGGTGCAGAAGAATCTCGCGCACAGTCTGCAACTGATTGCCCGCCAGGGGCCGGATGCCTTTTACAAAGGTGAAATCGCGGATGAGATCGCCGGAGAGATGGCGCAGCACGGCGGGCTGATCAGCAAAGCTGACCTGGCGGCCTATCGTGCGGTCGAGCGTCAGCCCATCAGTGGCACCTATCGTGGCTATGAAGTCTTCTCAATGCCGCCGCCCTCATCCGGTGGCATCCATATCGTGCAGATCCTGAATATCCTGGAGAACTTCGATCTGGCGAAGATGGGCTTTGGCAGCGCTGACGCCATGCAGGTGATGGCGGAGGCGGAAAAATATGCCTACGCGGACCGCTCGGAATATCTCGGCGACCCCGATTTCGTGAAGGTGCCGTGGCAGGCGCTGACCAGTAAAGCCTATGCCAAAACGCTGGCGCAGCAGATCGACGTGGCAAAGGCGCGGCCTTCCAGTGAGATCAAACCCGGCAAGCTCGAACCTTACGAAAGCAACCAGACCACCCATTTCTCGGTGGTGGATAAGCAGGGCAATGCCGTTGCGGTGACCTACACGCTGAACACCTATTTCGGCAGCGGAATTGTGGCGGGCAACAGCGGCATCCTGATGAATAACGAGATGGATGACTTCTCCGCCAAGCCGGGCACACCCAATGTCTACGGGCTGGTGGGCGGGGAAGCGAATGCGGTGCAGCCGGCGAAACGTCCGTTGTCATCGATGTCGCCGACTATCGTCGCTAAAGGTGGCAAAACCTGGCTGGTGACCGGCAGTCCTGGCGGCAGCCGCATTATTACCACGGTGTTGCAGATGGTGGTGAACAGCATTGATTTCGGGATGAACGTGGCGGAAGCCACCAACGCGCCACGCTTCCATCATCAGTGGCTGCCGGATCAGCTGCGGGTGGAGAAGGGCTTCAGCCCTGATACATTGCGTCTGCTGGAAGCTAAAGGCCAGCATGTGAAGGTGCTGCCGTCGATGGGCAGTACGCAGAGCATCATGATTGGGCCGGATGGCATGCTGTATGGTGCTTCGGATCCGCGCAGCATTGATGATTTGAGTGCGGGTTACTGATAGCTGAGAGCCACGTCAGACCTGACTGGCTGTGAGATCGAGCTTGCTCAGGGAGCACGGTCAGATCGGAAAGACGCAAAAGCCGTCATCCCTGACATGCTCGGCCCGCGCCATCCCTGGCGCTGGACGCTTTCCTCTTCTGACCGTGCTCCCTGCGCGTTAAGCTAATAAGTGGCTGCCCGATTCACCGGACTTTAAATTTGTCATCAATCTGAAGGGCACCTCTGGTGCCCTTTCTGCTTTGCCTCGTCAGGCTTTAATCCGCGCCATATAATGCGCGTCGATGAGTTCACCGTGCCGTATGGCGAAACCTCTGGCCGTTCCCTCAATCTCAAAACCGAAACGCTGATAAAGGGCGATGGCTGGGGCATTATCGACGAAGACCGTCAGCTCCATCCGGCTCACCTGTAGCCAGTTGTCGCACAACGAGACCATTTCACGCATGAGTGCAGTGCCGACGCCTCGCTGCCGGTAACGCTCATCCACGCCCATCCCCAGCGAGGCGACGTGACGGCGTCTGGGGCGCGCTACTGCGTCCAGCGCGCACTGGCCAACAACCTCTTCGCCGATGCAGGCCACCAGCAGATGTGAATGGGGCTGTGGCGAAGCGAGTCGGGTCTGCCACATCTGTAGCGATGAGTGAGGCAGATGCAGCGTGCTGGCCTGGGTATCTGGCTGACTGTAAATCCTGTGCAGCGCTGCGGCATCTTCTGGCATGACGTGGCGGACAACTATTTCACTCATGATCGCTCCTTTAGCCCATAAAAACCTTTTAAACATCAAGGTATTCAGATCATTAATCAAGCTAAAAAGTGAAAATGACTTTACAGACGCGAATGATAATGATTATTATTGCCATGCGTTTCCGGGAGGTCGCCCGACAGCCTGGAAAAGCACGACATTGCTCACATTGCTTCCAGTATTATTTCGCCAGCTTAGATGCTGGCTTTTTTTTGCCTACTCTCCTTCAATGCTTTTCAGCCACTCCTGAACGATCATTCAATGAATTTGAACAGAGGAGTGAAGTTTTTCAGCTATCAATCAAACCGCCTCAGGGACACACTATAAAAAACATTGAGGAGATTTGAACATGATCTATGTACGCAAAGCTGAAGAACGCGGTCACGCAAACCATGGCTGGCTGGATAGCTGGCATACCTTCTCTTTCGCCAGCTATCACGATGCGAACTTCATGGGTTTCTCCGCGCTGCGGGTCATTAATGAAGATGTGATCGATGGCGGTCAGGGATTTGGCACCCATCCGCATAAAGATATGGAAATTCTGACCTACGTGCTTTCCGGTACGGTTGAGCATCAGGACAGCATGGGCAACAAAGAGCAGATCCCGGCTGGTGAGTTCCAGATCATGAGCGCCGGCACCGGCGTGCGTCACTCTGAGTACAACGCCAGCGAAAGCGAGCCGTTGCACCTTTATCAGATCTGGATCATTCCTGAGCGTACCGGCATTGAGCCACGCTACGATCAGCGCCGCTTCCCGGATGTGCAGGGACGTCAGCTGGTGTTAAGCCCGGATGCCCGTGAAGGGTCGCTGAAAGTTTATCAGGACATGACCTTATCGCGCTGGGTACTGGCTGCCGGTGAGCAGGATAACGTCGCGATTGATGCGGGACGTCGTATCTGGATTCAGGTCGTGAAAGGTGATGTCACCGTTAACGGCAACGCGGTTACCACCAGCGATGCTCTGGCGATCTGGGACGAAAGCGCGCTGACGATTGAAGCCAGCTCGGCGGCCGAAGTCCTGCTGTTTGATCTGCCACCTGTCTAAGCAGATAACGGGCGCGCCTCGTCGCGCCCGGTTAGGAATTTTGTGACAGAAAAGTGATAGACTCATCGTACTTTAGCTTTCAGGGTGATCCCAGGCGCTACGATGAAGAAGAAAAGACCGGTATTACAGGACGTTGCCGATCGCGTCGGCATTACTAAAATGACCGTCAGCCGTTACCTGCGTAATCCTGAGCAGGTCTCTGTTGCCCT
This genomic window contains:
- a CDS encoding DUF2756 domain-containing protein encodes the protein MKKWMIVLAALLPFASQANTLNSTNDPNKPGYNPSQQRMQSQMQSQQQQQQLKLRQDQQRQTQDMQRKMQEQRNSAQQRVITTQPGQQNQNPNQN
- the ggt gene encoding gamma-glutamyltransferase, with amino-acid sequence MKMQQTVRQLSWSLVMSFTVVAGANAAPVQAPPVSYGVDSDTFHPVKAQHGMVASVDALATQVGVEILRQGGNAVDAAVAVGFALAVTHPQAGNLGGGGFMLLRTASGRATAIDFREMAPGHASRDMFLDKQGNADSKLSLTSHLASGTPGTVAGLALAAQKYGTLPLSTLLAPAIKLARDGIPVNDALADDLKTYGKEVLITHPNSKAIFYKADGTPWQKGDRLVQKNLAHSLQLIARQGPDAFYKGEIADEIAGEMAQHGGLISKADLAAYRAVERQPISGTYRGYEVFSMPPPSSGGIHIVQILNILENFDLAKMGFGSADAMQVMAEAEKYAYADRSEYLGDPDFVKVPWQALTSKAYAKTLAQQIDVAKARPSSEIKPGKLEPYESNQTTHFSVVDKQGNAVAVTYTLNTYFGSGIVAGNSGILMNNEMDDFSAKPGTPNVYGLVGGEANAVQPAKRPLSSMSPTIVAKGGKTWLVTGSPGGSRIITTVLQMVVNSIDFGMNVAEATNAPRFHHQWLPDQLRVEKGFSPDTLRLLEAKGQHVKVLPSMGSTQSIMIGPDGMLYGASDPRSIDDLSAGY
- a CDS encoding GNAT family N-acetyltransferase, producing the protein MSEIVVRHVMPEDAAALHRIYSQPDTQASTLHLPHSSLQMWQTRLASPQPHSHLLVACIGEEVVGQCALDAVARPRRRHVASLGMGVDERYRQRGVGTALMREMVSLCDNWLQVSRMELTVFVDNAPAIALYQRFGFEIEGTARGFAIRHGELIDAHYMARIKA
- a CDS encoding pirin family protein — translated: MIYVRKAEERGHANHGWLDSWHTFSFASYHDANFMGFSALRVINEDVIDGGQGFGTHPHKDMEILTYVLSGTVEHQDSMGNKEQIPAGEFQIMSAGTGVRHSEYNASESEPLHLYQIWIIPERTGIEPRYDQRRFPDVQGRQLVLSPDAREGSLKVYQDMTLSRWVLAAGEQDNVAIDAGRRIWIQVVKGDVTVNGNAVTTSDALAIWDESALTIEASSAAEVLLFDLPPV